The genomic stretch TACTTTTCTCAGCTGTTTTTGAAAATCGGTAACTGCATTCGAAAAGGTCTAATTGGTAAGGACTCGTCAGCCAAGGCGGGATtacgtcagcggtcgccatgataagtgctgtccgaatagtgcagtcagtaaaggaggaggtaggaaaaggagcctgcatGCTTCCTGTCATAGgtcctttagcatagggagcTCGCAATGTACCTTATCTGGCGCTTAGGAGCTATAagaaatcccacaatcctttgcgtgatgACAAGCACAGCCCACTTTAcggaaatgaataaaacattccGCCATACTCACAATAAtctaatattttgagcaaaattaatcaccaatttaaaaaaatatatctatacatgttttttaaatatgtatgcCTTTATTCACTCTAAAgtgcaacacaaaataaatagtaaaataCCAAAGAACGTAactattttaaacttttaactttaatcTCCCTGCTCTCTTCTCCACCTGCCTCCTGTTTGTGGGCACCTActattgtattttttggtattctttttgatccattgtatatatgaagattcactgtatataactgaatgcaccttccctactctgcaccttcttgtatgagccgatgtgacgagtgaatttctccattgtgagatcaataaagactatcttatcttatcaagCTGTAACAACTATCAAAATCTGTAATCCATAACTTGTAAAATCTTTACAGTAATCTCTTCTACACTAACTGCGTATCTTTTAAAGCAGAATTTTAGACCGAAAATCtcttatataaatgtatatttatctGTGGGTGAGAAACAACTGAGCTGGTTCTGCCAGGTTTAAGTGAAGTAGAGGACCTTTACTAGCCTCCACAAAGCCCTGACCTTCACCGGATTCTGTCATTTTGGGACACATTTGAATTACAAGTAGTCGTCTCGTCCAAAATCAATGTCTGACTTTAGAGATGCTTTCCCACACACTTCTTGTCCTTCAGGACAGccttttaaaagattttaaattgttGTAGCTTAGAAGGGAAGACCCACGGCCCATTAAAGCTTTGGGATGTTGCTAAAGGTGATGTGTgaccatatttgttttttttccttacttATCCAGACGTGGAAAAGGATAAAATTAAACTCCATAATTTTTCTGACTGCGTGATCTgttattagtcttttttttgtttaccttgACTTCTCAATTGAATGAAGCCCATTGCCATTTTGAATCAGACCGAACTTTGTTCTCCTGATTATTCTTTGGTTGAATCTTGTGACAGACAGCCATGTATATCAAAACTAGCTAAATTGTTTTGACAGATTTTAGCCTATTGTTGGTGAAGGTAACAAATACTTCTATAATAGTTAACCCTCTAAGAGACGTTCACGAAAGCTCCTAAGTTCTTGAACAGTTTGAGAGGAGAGAGAGCAGAGCAAGTGAcagcagacagagagaaaaacagcaaaaacacacaaaacgtCGAGACAGTCTATGACCGTGGCTGAATTACTCTGATATTTGCCAATTCTGATCTAGATGGTAGTAATTACCCTCTGGTGACATGCGGTTAGTTTATGGAGTCACCCCcagcttgttttatttgttcatttttaaaagttataaatgttaaaaaattaaacctACATGTTactaaacatttttgtaaaaaaaaaagaaaaaaaaaaaaaaaaaagaaagaaaaagaacaagaatCTGCCCGACCATCATACTGGTGTCAAAGTGTCACTACCTGCAAATAAAATGTGTCCCATGCTTCTGGGTTTTTTAGGCTTACTTTCATCAGCAGTAAAGCATAATATACCACATTGTCATCCTACATTAAATAAAAGcttcttaatttatttaatcatgATAGTTTTGGCTCTCAGTCTTACATAAAGGTGGTGGGTACTTCTTACCCCAGCTATCAGGTATACACGCATCATTAGCTAATCAATTAAAATAGGGGTATATTGAGAGCACAAACAGCGTCAACTGAGCGTACAAAGTTGAACTTTTTCAGATCTTTTTTGTCCCTTTtaagtttgtttctttttttcttgtaacaTTAGAATTGGAAGATGTGAGAAGGATCTCAAGACCCCACATCTACTGACTGACCCGTAACCTGATCTGCTTTAATCGGGTTTGTTCTGCAACAACCTGAGAACCAAGGTTAAGAACAACAAAACTCTGATCATAGAGGGTACAATGGTCATAAAGCTGAGAAAACAGCCTGTTGCCCCTCCCCTACATGTTGCTTTGCACTGGCAGTGACtactatttttacttttttcctgtcttaagaagaaaaaaaaattccaatctttaaaaacatggagaagcatTGTGAACCCCGCTGCTGGCCTGGCTTCCCACCTAGAACTGTTAGATTAATAGTAGTTTGGCTTCTGGACCAACTTTGTTCAGGTCTGTTTTAAAATCTAGATTTATCAAATCTGGATTGTATCATCCTACGTGAAACCTTTTTAGTAATTTTAATATGTGCAATATCGCAACTGCAAAGGACTAGGTTATAATATTTCAGATGTCACGCATTTAATCTCTGCCAACAATACCCTATTTTTGCTGCCATTAATGCACACACTCCATACAGACCTTAGTCAACAAGACACTAAAGCTTAAAGAGAGTGGTGAGGTTATCGTTATTATTATGGGAAAGAGGGAAAAAGATGGGGAATCTCaattaatatcacaacatttgACAATAATATAGAAATATCCTTAATTCCTAAACCCTTGCAGTCCTATTTGccaaaaagttttgaaatgacccttttttttaatttttagagagaatattctttttttaaatatactgaaattgaatggggaaaaaaattattttttccccctgataTTCTGATGTTTGTCTTTAAGATAAAGGAATTTCAGAATAGGGTCTGGAAACTCAAACAGCTTTCCATAGATAACCAGAtgttgaaatataaaaaaactatattCCAACTTTTCATGGCTGCTTAGAAACCCTGTATATAGTCAAAagagaacagaacaaaaacaaaagctaagcAACAAGTACAAGTAGGCCGACAGCCGCGGGCTCACGAGCTGCGTGTACGTTTCAAGTATGCTACATTATGAACTGGAAAGACAAGTGATACTGTCACTTTAAAGAAACAGGATGACGGTTAAAACACAGTATtcacaaaatgtacatttaaggcTTTAATTGTTTAGCACTAACAATAATAGCAGCAGTGAAACACTTCTGAATTAATTATAAACAACAATATTTAGGATCTTATAACAATAATATATTACCAAAGTAAATCAATTATTTTTTCGTCTTGTTTTGTAACACTGGACTCGACTGGAGACAAGAAACCCGGACCAGCCAGTGAGTTCAGacgacagaaaagaaaacatgtcagCCACCACAGATCACACGACAACCGGCCTGTCCGGTAGCTGCAGGACGCGTTCCTCTGAGAGTCTCCACAGCCACGCCAGGCCCTGCCTTATAACTTAGAGCAGTAGTACATTTACAGAGCGCGAGTCCAAGTACGTGGACCGGAGTACACATTCATGTTGAGGCAAACAGgagaaggagggagggggggggcgggTGGGTGCGTGGGTGGCATCATCTATGAGCAGGATGAGTGGGAGTAAAAAGTctggcaaacacacacacgcagacaaCCATGCTCACGTACACGAAACACACAAGCAGCCAGCAACATGTCCAGACCTGAAACCATCATCAtgctacaaataaaaacaacagaacacgCCGTTTgtctgttggaaaaaaaaaaaaaaaaaaaaaagtaccaaaGCAACGTCTCATTAAAGGCCGTATCAGACTGAAGTCAAGATGAAAAGCTCTGTTGCACATTTTCcaaggtgctgctgctgctgctgactaaCACATCCTGGTGAGGAAGACGTCCGATTTGTCCTTCCTCATCCTTCCCCGCCCCCGCCCCCCCCTACAGTGGTACCAACAGCAACCCTCCGAGCTGAACCATTTTCACATATTATTTATGCACGTACTGTATATATTACACACATTTAATATATACTCATATATTAAATTCTCATAtagacatacattttttttatttttttttttagtttttacttgTGAGGCGCTGATTATATTTTCAGCGAGAGGCTTCAACATGAAAGATGAGAGTTTTTGTCGGATTCCTATGAAAGTCTCGGGTCGCTGCGTCCAGGCGGTCCTGAGGAGATGAAAccaaaaacggaaaaaaaaaaaaaaaaaaaaaggcgcaaCACTTTGGAAAGCGCATGGAGTGCAGGGCGCAGATTCCTGCAGATACTGTGAGCTTACTGGGAGACAGCCAGGTCAGGAACCACatgggggaaggggggggggggggggggggggggggtgtcagcCAGCACTTTACGTAGGCCTGGAAGGCAGTGGGCTTTTTCAGGTTGATCTGTGCCAACCAAAACCAAACCAGGCTGGGCCAAGCTAGggcaaaaaagagagagcaaactGCGAGACGCGTGCGCCGCAGTCTGCTATGTGAGGATGTGGGCGGAGGAGGGAACAGAGACAAACTCACGCAGGATGTTCTTGGCCATTTCTATATTGTTCTGTGCAATCATCAGAGCTTTCTGGATGTCCTGGTAGGAGTATCCCTGACTCATGAGGTGCTCAATCTCGCTGCTGATCAGGGGGTTCGCCTCGCCGCCCGGCGCCACGCTGCTGGGCAGGCTGGGGACGGGCGGCACGGGGCTGTGGCGGCGCTCCGAGTTGATCCGTCTGGGCAGGGGCTTCGGCGGCCTCTCCGGCGCTTCGGCTGGCTCTAAAACGGCTGAGGAcgaaaaagaggaagaggaagcgTTTGGGTTTAAACAGCAACAAAAGGTCAACTCGCAGAGATGATTTCTTTAACGAAAATAGCTCTACAGTTAAAGATGTTCATTATTATAATTAGGTCTGAGGGAAGAAGCGTGTCCTTTCACACAATGTGAAACCTTTTCAGCTTTCCACTGCAGTGACATTTAACAAAGCGCTGCAAGAGGCCAATTATCATCTGTGAGCTTGTCGGCCTGATGCAGAGGGATTTAATTGGCTCTCAGATTCAAACATGCAGAGTGCTCACGTGTGGTAAATGTCAACCCGACACAGAGACATCACCATGAGAAATCAAGAGACAACTGCCGAATAGACTTCCTGCACTGCAGCTGAAACCTCAAGGCGGCTTGCAAGGGCAGTACATGCAATCGTCTTGTTATCACACCTTCTGAAAATTTGCCGATGTCTACGCCCAATTACTTTAAAGTTAGTTCTCAGTCTTCAAACTTGCCTGCTTTCATCTTTGGACATGATAAAACCCCTAATATTTTTACCTGAGCATactttttttgtgctttctgGTTCTTTGGAAAAGCAGCGGTGGATCGCTGATGCAAAggaacctgctgctgctccacagaCCAACAGAGGCAGCCAAACTGCAGAAGAAGGCTGCAGCTTTGTCGCCTTGGTTTGTTTCTCGTTAAAATGCAGAGAAACAGATCGGTTGGAacttagacattttttttaatttgatctGTTTCTAATCACAAAAGCACCAAACTGACAACAGTTTTCTGTGTGGACTCAGTTACCAAGTGAAGTCGGGTATTAGCAGTCAGATGAGGTACAGAGATgttaaaagctatttaaaaggaaGCTACTTTTTGCATGTTGTTAATTCAGGCGCCCGGAAAGCACGAGAGAGCAAGACTATCAGTACATAACAAGAAGGCACACGGTGCATTTAAACCTTTTGAGGTTGGAGCCTGTTTCtactaacctgacaaaagccagacgtatgttgctccgcctagctccactcaaatacatctgggacatcgcccatagaaagtgatttctccaaccaattttattgtctagccaatcaggacgcagggctagagtttcatagatgtgacgtagtggagatgcGACCATGACCTgaaactgttttgatagcaatggcggctcgcattgaggaagcaagcgttaacattgatgctgctatttcttccatgttgtccaatctacctaatattgtttcattaaaagaacatcagagaacggctctgaaggcttttgttggtggaaacgatgttttcacccttctcccgaccgcatttggcaagttttgttttcaaaaaacaaaacttgccaaatccggtcgcgCCCaggagcggttagcgtgaaccatgttaggaggcctttagtcctcaacgcggtcggcccgggatcaaCTCCGGCCCGCGGCtgtttgccgcctgtcttccaccctcttcctgtcagctcactgtcaataaaacgcgtgccactagagccgcaaacacattaaaaaaaaaagttttgttttttactgcgttgctctcacagcgtcacgggttagcttcggtgtgagtggttgaaatagcacgtcgataaagatgacagacaagtgtcttatccaatcatatgcaaggatttttgataaggcccagccttctgaaacacCATTCCcatggatctgttccagatggatgagtagagctaggcggagcaaaagtcatctggctagggtcaggttatgtTTGTACAGCAGTGTGCTCGATTTGGAAATACTGACAGCCTTTTAGAAATTTAAAGATAAGGTTCTATGTTCCTTTGGGATAACGCAGAGATCGCTGTCAGTAATAGGGATGCTAATCACTAATAGACGCTAAAGTCAGCTTAACATGTCAATCCTTTCCattgttttgtctttgatttaaaataagaaaacccAGTGACCGCTTTCTTTAACTTGTAGGATGACAATTAGTAAGTCATTCATATTGcactttaaaggtatatagccacgttatatggttattaaaaagaccaaaaaagtatttgatcatgataaaataaggttatctACACCAAGACTCCATCTTGATAGTCCTTTTTTAACCCACAGGATAATTCGCTCTCGGGCGTGattaacagatataaacagacgtcaCAGAACTATAACAACACTGAtttgcttaaataataaatcaactGTAATAATGCCTGACCCTCAGGAATGCCTCGcaataaagcggcagctcggcgtgattgaagaccaaccgttattaattaaataaaacaatctctaaaaactttaacagcctcatatcagaacatttactcacgtcaatcaactctgcggtcacatctgaacGATCGGCAGCTTTAGACAtttcagtcttttccctcttggaatcatatatatttttgtgttccCGCCCCCCCCCTGGATCTTGGACTTTTCTTCATCGTTTCgatgggagatgctaatagccgttagccacttccttgttttaacctctGCTGCACACGCAcagtacgtacttccgttaaaatcgTCAATAAACACGAAGggctttatttacaaacaaattgagtaaaaacaaagtataaaaacaccaaaataacaaataatacgccagcaggatgtgataatctttcataaaaactttgtattcaACCAGAGAGAGCTactgacattaaataaaaaaaagtcaatataacgtggctatgcacctttaaataaaataatcagatAAAATCTGTATTAGAATGGACAACTGAGAACAGAAACCGGGAACAATTGATACAAATAATATTGTAATCAACCAGCATGTTATGTCATTTTAGCACCTTATAAAAGAGAAGTCAAATGACTCCAGCAATACTATTAAAAATGCCAAAGAGATCTGATGATGTTTCTAACCATCTGAAGAAGCTCAGTTCATTCATACATGACTTGGCTGGTGCATTAAACTTACCAGCTGCAGCTCCAAGGTCTGAATCTAGGGAGAGGCGGCTGAAGGCGGCCAAAGTGGATGAGCATGAcgatgaggaggatgaagatgacGACATAGACCCCCCCATTTCTGAAAGGGTCCGCCGAGCAGGAGGCTGCGGTAGCCGGGGCTTTGGGAAGTCGTAGCCATTATCCTCTTCCTCTTGGTCATCTGCTGTGTGGTCTCTGGGCCCATTGGTGATCGGCAGAGGAGGCAACTCTGAGTAATCTGGGAAGATGGAGGATAATCTGATCACAAAACTAAAATTCATACTTTTGAGTTAGAAACAGATGCTGATTTTGGTCAGCCTATGTTGTTTGGTGGTTGGTAGGAGAACATACCTGAATCCCTGGCTTGTTGTAACCTCGGCTGGATGTTGTACATGGCTTCATGCAATATGGGCCCATCCTCTGCTCCTAGTGGGAGCCTACAGCAACAACATGTTGGGTTTATAAACGCAGACAAAGAGACTAAAAGAACGCTCTGGATGTGCCGTATCAGGAGGTGTGACTACCGTGAGTTGAGGGTGGGGACGTGATTCTCTGCCTGGAGAGCTGCCAGGGCAGGAGGCTGTGGGGGCCTTTGGACTTGTAAGGTATCCGGTATCGGTGGTAGCGCGATGGGGCGAGATGAAGGAATCATATACTCTGAGTCTTCCTCACTGTCGCAGGCCTCCTCTCCGGTCACTTGCCTCAAACCTGGAGACGGTCTTGGAACGAGCAGACGATTCATGAATATTTACTGCATTACAACACGCTTTTAAGAAACATAATGTAAAGCCTCCAGATCACCAGTGAGAGATGTGCATCTGTGAGTCTCCTCAGGACCAGGCGGACATACCTGTTTGCCAGCGTATAGATGGCGTTGGATGAAGATGACGATTTCACTTTGGGGCAGTCGTAGTCTTGAGAGACTATTGCAGCAAAACTCTGATGAAAcaggttttaacatttttattaatgttggacaaacacaaaaactgaaCATTTGAACTTATATAATTTAAGGGCAAGCTTCTGCAAAGACTACAGGCAGTAATGTaattaaaactggaaaaaaattagATTTCCAGAACATTAAAGCTCACAGTTTTAggttaataaaaatacaaggTAGCAATTAGATGGAAATAATTTCACTACTGAGGCATAAATATTAGGCGATCAGataatttcctttttcttaTGAACTTATTTCCCCATCGTCAGCTTTTATAATAAAACAGATGCTTGTGACATATCAATTTTCATAaatttctattctgttttacatttatgtGACCAATGGGGGCTGAAAATAAAGCTCAGTCTGAAGGTATTTAGatccaaactaaaaaaaaaaaaaaaaaaaagaggttttcaAATATACACCTTTTCATTTCCAATTTAAGCAGATATagatttaaatgcaaaacatgCAGGCTATTTTCCAGATGCATGTTACTGATATGTGGAAACTATAGATGTGAGCCGAGTTCAAAAGTACTACAGATGCAGTATTTGCTTTGAGGAAGTTGATGGAGAAGCACAGAGAGGGTCAGAGGgagctgcattgtgtttttgcagatcTAGAGAAAGCATATGACAGGGTGCCGAGAGAGGAGCCGTGGTGTTGTATGAGGAAGTCTGGAGTAGCAGAGAAGTATTACAGGTGCAGGACGTATATGAGAGCTGTAAGACGgcggtgaggtgtgctgtaggtgTGGCAGAGGAGCTCAAGGTGGAAGTGGGACATGATGTTAGACAGGAATCTCCAGAATCACCAGACAATATTAACTGCACTGTTGGATTATGTCGACAGACAGCTGTGAGGTTAGTTTTTAATTGTGTGGTTTGAAGAAAGGCTTTTCACAAGGTTCACCAGTGTGCTGCTAGGAATTTCTTTGACAATGCTTTCATTagtgcatttgtgaggtcagggACCGATGTTGGACAAAAAGGACCGACTCACATCCTTCAATTTATTCAAAAGGTGGAGGCCATGACTCCATGCAGGCCAGTCATACTAAACTTGCCCATTCGTGGACCTTTCTTTGGAAACTGGTGCGCACTGATGTGGGAACAGGAAGGGAACCTTCCATAAACTCTTCCCAAAATGTTGGGAGCATTAAATTGCCCTAAATGTGGTGGTATGCTGAAGCCTTAGGAGCAACTTTCCCTGGAGCAAAAAGCCTTAGACCGACTGCTGAAAAACACCATCATTCCTTCTGCATCAAACAGTGCACttgccatggaaacccattcctcAAAGCTCCTTAAGCACTGGTAATCTGAAGGCCATGCGGAGTTTGGAGGTCTGCAGCTATTCACTCTGCAGAAAGCTGACGACACCATGTGTCTCAGTATCTGCCAGCCTCTGATTCCACGGGGGTTACCACCGTGTGGATTTGTTGCTGTCATTCCCATTGGCTTCCTCTTTGTTGTAATACCACTAATAGTAGATTGTGAACTATTTAAGAGGCTGGGAAATGTCACAACCTCACTGCACAGGTAACATCCTATCGAGGTGAAATGGCTGGAACGCACTAAGCTGCTGAAAATGGTCACCAACAAGTTTTCAACCAACTACTGTAATccttgttgttttaaaaaaataaactacagcAATGAAGGGTCTGATTGTAGAAGAAGCAAACATGActtgtttgatttgaattacctaaacatttaaactactttttaaactactttttttgAGCAAATTTGTTCCACAGAGATAGGTGGGCTATGAGATAACTGTAAATCAGTATCCTAATCTCAACTCATTTAGCTGCATCTTGACCTGCAAAagtcaaaaaagtaaaataaagataaaataactAAAGAGAGATCCAGTAAAGGCTTAAAAACTACTGATGCACGTGGCTTCCATATTTATAAAAATTGGCAACAAATTATCctacaaaatatttatatttttttccttttagcataaatgaaaagcaaataaatgtaaTCCTATaaacagggtgcttgctctttttccaaattaaaattccagactttttccagacttttttaaaactgatattttttttttcccaagaccttaactttatgtacttgtatacttgtgtgcctactgcctacttcattggttgagattgtacaaactgtttattagaaatgttaatttttataggctagtattcaatgaacaaatgcattcacagtaaattatgcttttactgatgaaaacgtttcaaaacatgaaaatcacaagtacatgaatttcacatcaaacaagtgtttgattccattaggctaataccgtacgtgaccagttagtaaaattatagttttatagcctaccttcctatttctcatttcacaatgcctttgagcctactgtaaaattctaccatacatttttttcccatactacaaaattcaagacttttcaaggtctggaaaacagtgtttcaaaattccatacttattaagactttcaagacttgcgcaagcaccctgtatacatttttatttcaactggATTACCTTCAAAACTGcacttgaatgtttttttttttctaagaattTAAGGCCCCAACTACATCCTTTTACCCAGCATTCATTAACGTATCCctgaaaatgaataaacatctaaaaagcTGTGAAAGAGAGATGGAATTTGAAGGAGCTTTGATAACAAGTGACCTATGAAAAATAACTGAGTCGATGCATAGAAAACGAAGTCTTGTGTTAACAGAGCCTCCTGACATCAGACGTTTATAGTGTGGTGTGTGCGTGTTGGTGGTTGTTCTGACCAGCTGGTGGTCCAGACTGAGGGAGCTGTTGTTCTTCTGCGAGTCCGAGCGGTTGTCCAGGGCAGAGGGCAGCGCCAAGGGGAGGGAGTGTCTGTTGGAGAGCTCCCTGACACCCGGTCGGTCCACTCCCAGACTGGACGCATGGGTGGATGAGGAGGATGGCGAAGATGTGGAGGGTGAGGGGGTGGGGACTTTGGGAACGGGTCTGGAGTTCCAGTCGGACAGTGGACGGTTGGGAGGTGCGGGGGGGAGCTTATCTCGCAGGGGCTCCCCTGGAGTGCAGGGTAGGGGCCGTCTCGGATGCCGAGATTCGGGAGCCGCCCCGACTGTGTGGGGTCtgtctggaggaggaggaggggggaggtcCCGCAGTGCAGGAGGCAGTGGAAGAGGCTTGTCTTTGTGATGTGATGCTGCCTGGAGGGATGAAAGAGATGgaaggaggtttttttttttttttttttttaggactcAACGCTATACAGACCACAAGCCAAAGAAAATGATTTTCTGACGCAGGAAATAATCAGCTTAGAAGCAAAACCATCATTCATCAGGAGGATTTAGAATATGAATGACagcaagaggggaaaaaaaaaaaagtccttcatCTGCAAACATGTTAATCTCCCAACAGCCCTTTCTGTTTATAAGCAGAGACAGCTTGTGTTATCCGagtgagagaaaataaaatcaaatacacaacagtgtttttttaacaacagaGTAACAGAGAATAACAACCATCATATACCAGTGAGATGCGGAAAAACTACTCCATGCATTTTCTACTTCAAGCTTGATCTACAACAATGGTTTAtaatctgttctgttttttttctccatacatGATCCACTTACTCCACTGTTTCTATATTCACAAAGCAACCGAAGGAGCTACCGCCACCAATAATAATTATACATGCTCTGTTTATCATCCCATGAAAAGTACAACTGGCTCAGTTTTACTTTAACCAAGAAGCTGCTGCCACCAACTCTGTAAATGTCTTAACCCTCAGCTGCTAGCAGCAGGCAACACATATCAAGCCGGGTTCTACTGAGGATTTCTTATTGTTACAAAGGGAATTGTTCCTTTCCAGCGTCGCAACAAGCTTGCTTAGGATGAGGGACAGGTGGGACTTCTCTAGATGGATAACCATCAACCAACTGACTTTATATGAGCAAGTGACTGAGTGCAATGTATGCTTGTAATGTATGCAAATGTGACTATATGACTGATTTGTGTTGCCGTGAAACGATCTGAACTTGAACCCAACCGGAGTCTAAATGCACATCAACATTAACTGTTGAGACGTTTGAAATTACATCAGTGGTAGTTTGGAGATTTATacaattaattttaattaaagatgAGCATTAAAACATCATTTTTCACACTAGTGAACAGTTAGGAACAGGCAAACTGTTCATGTAACCATATAATTTATTGCTTTCCTTAAAAGCTTTGACAACTATTTCCAGCCACAACCCTGACAGCTTTATGCTGCCAGTGCTGAgtaataaaccaaataaaaagaGTCTATTCTGTAAATCTTTGATAGGAATGGCCAGTTACCTTACTGGTGGCCCCTGGACTGGAGGCACCAGGGGGGTTTGGAGGTCTGTGTGGTAACAAGTCAAGTCTCGGAGGCACTGGGGGAAGAGATGACTGGGGAGCCATGGACATGGGCGACGGGGGGCGCTCCACCTGGATCAGATgaaagacaaacaaccatgagATCCCATCCGTTACCGCCACGTTATTATGTTGTGTAGCAATGTCACAATAAAACTGGTACCAAAAACAAATTATAGAACAAAAATAAGTCGCTGAAAAGACGTGGTTAGCAATCAGAGCTGAAGAGGATCCTGGGATGACATCAAAGTGT from Fundulus heteroclitus isolate FHET01 chromosome 18, MU-UCD_Fhet_4.1, whole genome shotgun sequence encodes the following:
- the cbl gene encoding E3 ubiquitin-protein ligase CBL, which gives rise to MAGNLKKGGGIIGMMKDAFQPHHHHLHSHHQPGAVDKKTVEKCWKLMDKVVRLCQNPKLALKNSPPYILDLLPDTYQHLRTILSRYDGKMETLGDNEYFRVFMENLTKKTKQTISLFKEGKERMYEENSQPRRNLTKLSLIFSHMLAELKAIFPNGLFQGDNFRITKADAAEFWRRAFGDKTIVPWKVFRQSLHEFHNISSGLEAMALKSTIDLTCNDYISVFEFDIFTRLFQPWSSLLRNWNSLAVTHPGYMAFLTYDEVKARLQKFIHKPGSYIFRLSCTRLGQWAIGYVTADGNILQTIPHNKPLFQALIDGFREGFYLFPDGRTQNPDLTGLCEPSPQDHIKVTQEQYELYCEMGSTFQLCKICAENDKDVKIEPCGHLMCTSCLTAWQESEGQGTGCPFCRCEIKGTEPIVVDPFDPKDNSGGSSRGTMGAEGAPSPSYDDDDDDRLEDPHLVMSKLAGSKVERPPSPMSMAPQSSLPPVPPRLDLLPHRPPNPPGASSPGATSKAASHHKDKPLPLPPALRDLPPPPPPDRPHTVGAAPESRHPRRPLPCTPGEPLRDKLPPAPPNRPLSDWNSRPVPKVPTPSPSTSSPSSSSTHASSLGVDRPGVRELSNRHSLPLALPSALDNRSDSQKNNSSLSLDHQLSFAAIVSQDYDCPKVKSSSSSNAIYTLANRPSPGLRQVTGEEACDSEEDSEYMIPSSRPIALPPIPDTLQVQRPPQPPALAALQAENHVPTLNSRLPLGAEDGPILHEAMYNIQPRLQQARDSDYSELPPLPITNGPRDHTADDQEEEDNGYDFPKPRLPQPPARRTLSEMGGSMSSSSSSSSSCSSTLAAFSRLSLDSDLGAAAAVLEPAEAPERPPKPLPRRINSERRHSPVPPVPSLPSSVAPGGEANPLISSEIEHLMSQGYSYQDIQKALMIAQNNIEMAKNILREFVSVPSSAHILT